The nucleotide window GGTGGCGGACGCCCTCGCCGTGCTCCTCGGCGCTCCGCTCTGCGGCGGTCACAACTACCTAGTCATGGACGCCGCCGGTCGCGGGGCGAACGTCGAGGCCATGCCGACGGCCCACGCCCTCACCGAGCTCGGCGACGAGGTGGTCGCGCACACGAACCACTGCCTCGCCCCCGCGACCCGGTCCGTGGAGCGACCGAGGGCGCCGGCGTCGCAGGCGGAGTCGGAGGCGCGGCTGGCGAGGGCGCGGGAGCTGCTCGTGGGCAGGGCCCTCGACTTGGAAGCCCTCCAGGCCGTGCTTTCCGACAGGCGGGCCGTGTGCCGGGTCGGCGCGCCACCCGCGTTCGTCGGCACCTGCGGCGCGATCGTCGCGCGGCCCGCCTCGCGCGAGCTGCACGCCGTCGCCGGTCGTCCCGGCGAGGCGCGCTTCGAGAGGTTCGACCCGGCGGTGACCTCGCCGTGACGCCGCGCGCGCCCTGGCCCCACGCCAGGGTCGTGCCCAGCGCTCCCGAGCACGCGCCGGCGCTCGAGGAGCTGCAGCGCGTCTGCTTCCCCTACCTCAGCGAGGCCGAGCGCATGAAGGCCGAGCACTTCCTCAGGCACCTCGAGGTGTTCCCCGAGGGGGAGTTCGTCGCCGTGACCGACCGCGACCCTGACGGCGGGGAGCTGGGGCGCGAGGTCGTGATCGGCCTCGGCTCCGGCTTCCTCACGCGCTTCGACCTCTCGCACCCGCACCACTCGTTCCTCGAGGCGATCGCCGGCGGCACCTACGCGCACCACGACCCGCAGGGCGACTGGTACTACGGCGCCGACATCAGCGTCCACCCCGACTACCGCGGCAAGGGCGTCGGGACCCTCCTCTACCGGGCGCGGCAGGACCTGGTGCGGCGCCTGGGCCTGCGCGGCATCGTGGCGGGCGGGGCGCTCCCCGGCTACGCGCGCCACGCGGGCAGGCTCAGCGTCGCCGAGTACGTGGCCGCCGTCGCGCGCGGCGAGCTCCACGACCCCACGCTCAGCTTCCAGCTCGCCAACGGCTTCGAGGCGCTGGGCGTCATCGAGGGCTACATGACCGACGAGACCACGGGCGACGCCGCCAGCCTCATCGTCTGGCGCAACCGCGACCACCGGGAGGGCTGAGGTGCGAAGCGGCGTACCCGGCGGGTACCTCGCGACGGGGCGGGAGGGAGCGCCGGTCTCCGGCCGTCCCGCGGCGCGCGAGGGCGCGCGCGTCACCCACGCGACCGCGGAGAGGCGGGGTCGCGTGGCGGTCGTCGGCAGCCTGAACATGGACCTCGTCGTGAGGGTGCGGAGGCACCCGCGGCCCGGCGAGACGGTCATGGGCCTCGGCCACGCCAGCCATCCGGGCGGCAAGGGCGCGAACCAGGCCGTGGCCGCGGCGCGGCTCGGCGCGAGCGTGAGCATGGTCGGGAGGGTGGGCGACGACGGCCACGGCCGGCAGCTCCTCGACGCGCTCCGGGCGGACGGCGTCGGCGTCCGCCACGTGCTGCGCGGCTCCCGGCCCACGGGCGTGGCCTTCATCCAGGTCGACGAGAGCGGGCAGAACAGCATCGTCGTCTCGCCCGGCGCGAACGCCGAGGTGACGGAAGACGACGTGAGAGCACAGGACCTGACCGCGGCCGCCGTCGTGATGCTCCAGCTCGAGGTGCCCCTCGACACCGTGCTGGCCGCGGCGCGGGCGGGGCGCGAGGCCGGCGCGTCCGTGCTCCTGAACCTGGCGCCGGCCGCGCCGCTGACGCGCGAGCAGCTCGCGGACGTCAGCCACCTGCTCGTGAACGAGCACGAGGCGGCGGCCCTGCTGGGCGCGGAGGCGCGGGCGGTGACGGCCGACCCCGTGGCGGCGGCGCGGCGCCTCACCGACCTGGCGCCCGTCGCCGTCGTGACCGTGGGCGCGGAGGGGGCCGCCTGGGCGGAGCGCGGCGGCGGGGAGGGCAGGCAGCCCGCGTTCCCCGTGGAGGTCGTCGATACGACCGCGGCCGGGGACGCCTTCGCCGGCGCGCTGGCGGCGCGCCTGGCCGCCGGCGAGCGCGACCTGGCGGCCGCCGTGCGCTTCGCGTGCGCGGCCGGCTCGCTGGCCACCACGCGGGCGGGCGCCCAGCCCTCGCTGCCCACGCTCGCGGAGGTGGAGTCGCTCCTCGGCGCGAGCTAGGCGCGGTAGCGGGCCCAACGCCCGGCCGCCGGCGGTGGCCGAGCGGCAGCCTGCCGCTGAACGGTGGAGCGGGAGCCGGCCGCCCGGCGCGGGGCGCGGCCGGTCAGTCGAGGTGCGCCACGGCCAGCGTCTGCGTCAGCTCCCCGCGCTGCGTCCTGAGCTCGACGACGTCTACGCCGCTGACGTCGAACTGGAGCATGTTCTCGGGCCCGCGGGCCAGCTCGCGCAGGCCCGCCGCGCCCCAGCCGACGACCACGTAGGTGGTGCCGGGCTCGGCCCTGTTCGGCTGCAGCACCAGGGCCCGGCCGTCGGGGAGCCGGCACAGCACGCCGAGCCGCGCCGAGGGGACGTCGGCCGCGGGCTCGAGCACCGTCATCTCCATCTCGGGGTTGCTCATCCAGTACGCGAGGATGCGCTGGTCGTCGCGCAGGCGCGCGGCCTCGGACCTCTGCACCAGGCCCCAGGCCCCCACGGACCCGAGGGCCACCACGGCCACCGCGAGCGCCGCGAGGTAGGCCAGCGGACGGCGCGCCGCCGGCGGCGGGTAGGCGGCCTCGATCGTGCCCGCGCCGCCAGTGCCCGGCGCCGCTGCCTCGCCGGCGACCTCGTCCGCGACGGCGCGGCTCAGCCTGTCCCAGCC belongs to Trueperaceae bacterium and includes:
- a CDS encoding GNAT family N-acetyltransferase, whose amino-acid sequence is MTPRAPWPHARVVPSAPEHAPALEELQRVCFPYLSEAERMKAEHFLRHLEVFPEGEFVAVTDRDPDGGELGREVVIGLGSGFLTRFDLSHPHHSFLEAIAGGTYAHHDPQGDWYYGADISVHPDYRGKGVGTLLYRARQDLVRRLGLRGIVAGGALPGYARHAGRLSVAEYVAAVARGELHDPTLSFQLANGFEALGVIEGYMTDETTGDAASLIVWRNRDHREG
- the rbsK gene encoding ribokinase; this encodes MRSGVPGGYLATGREGAPVSGRPAAREGARVTHATAERRGRVAVVGSLNMDLVVRVRRHPRPGETVMGLGHASHPGGKGANQAVAAARLGASVSMVGRVGDDGHGRQLLDALRADGVGVRHVLRGSRPTGVAFIQVDESGQNSIVVSPGANAEVTEDDVRAQDLTAAAVVMLQLEVPLDTVLAAARAGREAGASVLLNLAPAAPLTREQLADVSHLLVNEHEAAALLGAEARAVTADPVAAARRLTDLAPVAVVTVGAEGAAWAERGGGEGRQPAFPVEVVDTTAAGDAFAGALAARLAAGERDLAAAVRFACAAGSLATTRAGAQPSLPTLAEVESLLGAS